Proteins from a single region of Pseudomonas sp. 10S4:
- the miaA gene encoding tRNA (adenosine(37)-N6)-dimethylallyltransferase MiaA: MSQLPPAIFLMGPTAAGKTDLAIELTKVLPCELISVDSALVYRGMDIGTAKPSKELLAEFPHRLIDILDPAQSYSAADFRRDALEAMAEITARGKIPLLVGGTMLYYKALVEGLAQMPAADPEVRAQIEEEAARLGWQALHDQLALIDPVSAARIHPNDPQRLSRALEVYRVSGQSMTELRLRQSAQSTEAAASGLQQLPYTVANLAIAPANRQVLHARIKQRFTNMLEQGFIDEVVALRTRSDLHSGLPSIRAVGYRQVWDYLDGKLTQAEMQERGIIATRQLAKRQFTWLRSWADLHWLDSLDCDNLPRALKYLGTISILS; encoded by the coding sequence ATGAGCCAGCTTCCTCCAGCGATTTTTCTGATGGGCCCGACCGCTGCGGGCAAGACCGATCTGGCTATCGAACTGACCAAAGTCCTGCCTTGCGAACTGATCAGCGTCGATTCGGCGCTCGTCTATCGCGGCATGGACATCGGCACCGCCAAGCCCTCCAAAGAACTATTGGCCGAATTCCCACACCGCTTGATCGATATTCTCGACCCGGCGCAGAGCTATTCGGCGGCGGATTTTCGTCGTGATGCTTTGGAGGCCATGGCCGAGATCACCGCGCGAGGCAAAATTCCGCTGCTTGTAGGCGGCACGATGCTCTACTACAAGGCTTTGGTCGAAGGTCTGGCGCAAATGCCGGCGGCCGATCCAGAGGTTCGCGCGCAAATCGAAGAAGAGGCTGCACGCCTTGGCTGGCAGGCCCTGCACGATCAATTGGCGCTGATTGATCCGGTCTCCGCCGCGCGAATTCACCCGAACGATCCCCAGCGTCTCAGTCGGGCACTGGAAGTTTATCGTGTCAGCGGTCAGAGCATGACCGAGCTGCGACTCAGACAATCTGCGCAAAGTACTGAAGCAGCCGCTTCGGGACTGCAACAATTGCCCTATACTGTCGCGAACTTGGCCATCGCTCCGGCTAATCGTCAGGTACTGCACGCCCGTATTAAACAAAGATTCACAAATATGTTGGAACAGGGATTCATCGACGAGGTCGTAGCCCTGCGTACGAGAAGTGACCTGCATTCAGGGTTGCCGTCTATACGCGCTGTAGGGTACCGACAAGTCTGGGATTACCTGGATGGCAAGCTGACGCAAGCCGAGATGCAGGAGCGGGGAATCATTGCCACGCGCCAATTGGCAAAGCGCCAGTTCACCTGGCTACGCAGTTGGGCTGATTTACACTGGTTGGACAGCCTCGATTGCGACAATCTGCCGCGCGCCTTGAAATACCTTGGGACCATCTCCATATTGAGCTGA
- the hfq gene encoding RNA chaperone Hfq, with amino-acid sequence MSKGHSLQDPYLNTLRKEKVGVSIYLVNGIKLQGTIESFDQFVILLKNTVSQMVYKHAISTVVPVRPIRLPSATESEAGDAEPGNA; translated from the coding sequence ATGTCAAAAGGGCATTCGCTACAAGACCCTTACTTGAATACTTTACGTAAAGAGAAAGTTGGGGTTTCCATCTACCTGGTCAACGGGATCAAACTGCAAGGCACGATCGAGTCTTTCGACCAGTTCGTTATCCTGCTGAAAAACACCGTTAGCCAGATGGTTTACAAACACGCTATCTCTACAGTGGTGCCGGTTCGTCCAATTCGTCTGCCTAGCGCAACCGAATCCGAAGCAGGTGACGCTGAGCCAGGTAACGCCTGA
- the hflX gene encoding ribosome rescue GTPase HflX: protein MFFERHGGGERVILVHLDGQDPEAREDPQEFQELANSAGAETVAFFNVPRHRPTAKFLIGSGKVEELRDLVHAEKADLVIFNHILTPSQERNLERVFECRVIDRTGLILDIFAQRARTHEGKLQVELAQLDHMSTRLVRGWTHLERQGGGIGMRGPGETQLETDRRLLRVRLRQIKGRLEKVRSQREQSRRGRSRADIPTVSLVGYTNAGKSTLFNNVTKSDVYAADQLFATLDPTLRRLELDDLGPIVLADTVGFIRHLPHKLVEAFRSTLEESSNSDLLLHVIDAAEPDRMLQIEQVMVVLGEIGAQDLPILEVYNKLDLLEGVEPQIQRDENGKPQRVWLSARDGSGLELLEQAIAELLGGDLFVGTLRLPQRFARLRAQFFELGAVQKEEHDEEGICLLAVRLPRVELNRLVSREGLQPMDFLEQHTLQ from the coding sequence TTGTTCTTTGAGCGCCACGGTGGTGGTGAGCGAGTGATCCTCGTTCACTTGGATGGACAGGACCCTGAGGCGCGCGAAGATCCGCAGGAGTTTCAGGAGTTGGCTAATTCGGCCGGCGCCGAGACCGTTGCGTTTTTTAACGTGCCGCGTCATCGGCCAACCGCCAAATTCCTGATTGGCAGCGGCAAGGTCGAGGAGCTGCGCGACCTGGTCCATGCCGAAAAGGCAGATCTGGTCATCTTCAATCACATCCTCACGCCCAGTCAGGAACGTAACCTCGAACGTGTTTTCGAGTGTCGCGTGATCGACCGTACCGGTCTGATTCTCGATATTTTCGCCCAACGTGCCCGTACCCATGAAGGCAAGCTCCAGGTAGAACTGGCCCAGCTTGACCACATGAGCACCCGGCTGGTTCGTGGCTGGACCCACCTTGAGCGTCAAGGTGGCGGTATCGGTATGCGTGGCCCGGGTGAAACCCAGTTGGAAACCGACCGCCGTTTGCTGCGGGTTCGCCTGCGACAGATCAAGGGCCGGCTGGAAAAAGTGCGCAGTCAGCGCGAACAGTCGCGACGCGGCCGTTCGCGTGCGGATATTCCTACCGTGTCCCTGGTGGGGTATACCAACGCCGGCAAATCCACGCTCTTCAATAACGTGACGAAATCCGACGTGTACGCGGCTGACCAGTTGTTCGCCACGCTGGACCCGACCTTGCGCCGTCTGGAACTCGACGACCTGGGGCCGATTGTCCTGGCCGACACTGTGGGTTTCATACGCCACTTGCCCCACAAACTGGTCGAGGCGTTTCGGTCTACGCTCGAAGAGTCAAGCAACTCAGACCTGCTGTTGCACGTGATCGATGCGGCCGAACCGGATCGCATGTTGCAGATCGAGCAGGTGATGGTGGTGCTGGGTGAGATCGGAGCCCAGGACTTGCCGATCCTCGAGGTCTATAACAAACTCGATTTGCTTGAAGGCGTTGAGCCACAAATCCAGCGCGACGAAAACGGCAAGCCCCAACGGGTCTGGCTGTCGGCGCGTGATGGAAGTGGTCTGGAATTGCTTGAGCAAGCCATTGCCGAGTTGCTGGGCGGTGATTTGTTTGTGGGTACCTTACGCTTGCCGCAACGCTTTGCTCGACTGCGTGCGCAGTTTTTCGAGCTCGGCGCGGTACAGAAAGAAGAACACGACGAAGAAGGCATCTGCCTGCTGGCCGTTCGCTTGCCTCGGGTCGAGTTGAATCGACTGGTGAGCCGCGAAGGCCTGCAACCGATGGATTTCCTCGAGCAACACACTTTGCAATAA
- the hflK gene encoding FtsH protease activity modulator HflK codes for MAWNEPGGNSNNQDPWGGKRRNNGDRKGPPDLDEAFRKLQESLNGLFGGGKKRGDDGGGSGRSGGFGGLLGIGLVVLAAVWLYSAVYVVDEQEQAVVLRFGKYYETVGPGLNIYFPPIDKKYMENVTRERSYTKQGQMLTEDENIVEVPLTVQYKISNLQDFVLNVDQPEISLQQATDSALRHVVGSTAMDQVLTEGRELMASEIKERLQRFLDTYRTGITVTQVNVQNAAAPREVQEAFDDVIRAREDEQRSRNQAETYANGVVPEARGQAQRILEDANGYRDETVSRAKGEADRFTKLVAEYRKAPEVTRQRLYLDTMQEVFTNTSKVLVTGNKNGQSNLLYLPLDKMIQNSSGGNAPVTGSAAANSNTDVAPHVTDLPQTRTRETR; via the coding sequence ATGGCTTGGAATGAGCCGGGTGGCAACTCGAATAATCAGGATCCTTGGGGTGGCAAGCGCCGCAATAACGGCGACCGCAAGGGACCACCGGATCTCGACGAGGCCTTCCGAAAGCTGCAGGAAAGCCTGAACGGGTTGTTCGGTGGTGGTAAGAAACGTGGTGACGACGGCGGTGGTTCGGGCAGGAGTGGCGGCTTCGGCGGCCTGCTCGGCATCGGCCTGGTCGTGCTCGCCGCCGTGTGGCTGTACAGCGCGGTCTACGTGGTCGACGAGCAGGAGCAAGCCGTTGTGCTGCGCTTCGGCAAGTACTACGAAACAGTCGGCCCGGGCCTGAACATCTACTTCCCGCCGATCGATAAAAAGTACATGGAAAACGTGACGCGCGAGCGTTCGTACACCAAGCAAGGCCAGATGCTGACCGAAGACGAGAACATCGTCGAAGTGCCGCTGACCGTGCAGTACAAGATCAGCAACCTGCAGGATTTCGTGCTGAACGTCGATCAGCCGGAAATCAGCCTGCAGCAAGCGACCGACAGCGCCTTGCGCCATGTGGTGGGTTCCACCGCGATGGATCAGGTCCTGACCGAAGGTCGTGAGTTGATGGCCAGCGAAATCAAGGAGCGTCTGCAACGCTTCCTCGATACCTATCGCACCGGTATCACCGTCACCCAGGTCAACGTACAGAACGCAGCGGCACCGCGTGAAGTCCAGGAAGCCTTCGATGACGTGATCCGTGCCCGTGAAGACGAGCAGCGTTCGCGCAACCAGGCTGAAACCTACGCCAACGGCGTCGTGCCGGAAGCCCGTGGTCAGGCCCAGCGTATCCTTGAAGATGCCAACGGTTACCGTGACGAAACGGTATCGCGCGCCAAGGGTGAGGCTGATCGCTTCACCAAACTGGTGGCCGAGTATCGCAAGGCACCCGAAGTTACCCGCCAGCGTCTGTACCTGGACACCATGCAGGAAGTCTTCACCAACACCAGCAAGGTTCTCGTGACCGGCAACAAGAATGGCCAGAGCAATCTGCTGTACTTGCCGCTGGACAAGATGATTCAGAACAGTTCAGGCGGTAATGCGCCGGTAACCGGTTCTGCCGCCGCCAATAGCAACACGGATGTCGCGCCGCATGTCACTGACTTGCCGCAAACGCGCACAAGGGAGACCCGCTGA
- the hflC gene encoding protease modulator HflC yields MSNKSLIALIVGVVVLLVGWNCFYIVAQTERAVMLQFGRVVQTDVQPGLHVKVPYVNQVRKFDARLMTLDAPTQRFLTLEKKAVMVDAFAKWRVKDAERFYTATSGLKQIADERLSRRLESGLRDQFGKRTLHEVVSGERDALMADITASLNKMAEKELGIEVVDVRVKAIDLPKEVNRSVFERMSTEREREAREHRAKGNELAEGIRADADRQRRVLLAEAYRESEEVRGDGDAQAAAIYSKAYGQDQEFYGFYRSLRAYRESFANKTDVMVLDPSSDFFRYLEKSKP; encoded by the coding sequence ATGAGCAATAAATCGCTGATCGCCCTGATCGTTGGCGTCGTTGTGCTGCTGGTTGGCTGGAACTGCTTCTACATCGTGGCTCAGACCGAGCGTGCGGTGATGCTGCAGTTCGGTCGCGTGGTCCAGACTGATGTTCAGCCAGGCCTGCATGTGAAAGTGCCTTACGTTAACCAGGTGCGCAAATTCGACGCACGCCTGATGACACTGGATGCACCGACACAACGCTTCCTGACGCTGGAAAAGAAAGCCGTCATGGTTGACGCCTTCGCCAAGTGGCGCGTGAAAGATGCCGAGCGCTTCTACACCGCAACGTCCGGCCTCAAGCAGATTGCTGACGAGCGTCTGTCCCGTCGTCTGGAATCGGGCCTGCGTGACCAGTTTGGTAAGCGCACCCTGCACGAAGTGGTTTCCGGTGAACGTGACGCGCTGATGGCTGACATCACCGCTTCGCTGAACAAGATGGCGGAAAAAGAGCTGGGTATCGAAGTTGTCGATGTTCGGGTCAAGGCCATCGATCTGCCGAAAGAAGTAAACCGCAGTGTGTTCGAACGTATGAGCACCGAGCGTGAGCGTGAAGCTCGCGAGCACCGCGCCAAGGGTAACGAGTTGGCTGAAGGCATCCGTGCCGACGCCGATCGTCAACGCCGCGTGTTGCTGGCCGAAGCGTATCGTGAATCCGAAGAGGTTCGCGGTGACGGTGACGCCCAGGCTGCTGCGATCTACTCCAAGGCTTACGGCCAGGATCAGGAGTTCTACGGTTTCTACCGTAGCCTGCGTGCCTACCGTGAAAGCTTCGCGAACAAAACCGACGTCATGGTCCTCGACCCAAGCAGCGACTTCTTCCGTTATCTGGAAAAGTCCAAGCCTTGA
- a CDS encoding ATP phosphoribosyltransferase regulatory subunit: MATVDRWLLPDGIEEVLPPEAARIEVARRQVLDLFQSWGYEFVVTPHIEYLESLLTGAGQDLDLRTFKVIDPQSGRQMGFRADITPQVARIDAHTLRREGPSRLCYAGSVLHAQPRALSSSRSPIQLGAELYGDASPSSDVEVISLMLAMLQLADVPDVHMDLGHVGIYRGLARAAGLSGEVEQQLFDALQRKAIDEVITLTEGLPADLSGMLRALVDLCGGREVLSAARERLANAPAPVLAALEDLLAIADRLSTRFPELPLYFDLGELRGYHYHTGVVFAVFVPGVGQSIAQGGRYDDIGADFGRARPATGFSTDLKTLVTLGRAEIELPSGGIWMPDSTDAALWQQVCQLRSEGQRVVQALPGQPLAAAREADCDRQLIQQNGLWQVLPLAS, translated from the coding sequence ATGGCAACGGTAGACCGCTGGCTGCTGCCAGATGGCATCGAAGAAGTACTGCCACCAGAAGCGGCGCGCATTGAAGTAGCGCGCCGCCAGGTGTTGGATCTGTTCCAGAGCTGGGGTTACGAGTTTGTCGTGACTCCCCATATCGAGTACCTGGAATCCCTGCTGACCGGCGCGGGCCAGGACCTGGATCTGCGTACCTTCAAGGTCATCGACCCGCAATCGGGCCGGCAGATGGGTTTCCGTGCGGACATCACGCCGCAAGTGGCGCGCATCGATGCGCACACCCTGCGTCGCGAAGGCCCGAGCCGTCTGTGCTATGCCGGCAGCGTGCTGCATGCTCAGCCGCGGGCGTTGTCGTCTTCGCGCAGCCCGATCCAGTTGGGCGCCGAGTTGTACGGCGACGCCAGCCCGAGCAGCGACGTGGAAGTTATCAGCCTGATGCTGGCCATGCTGCAACTGGCCGATGTGCCAGACGTGCACATGGACCTCGGTCATGTAGGTATCTACCGTGGCCTGGCCCGCGCCGCCGGTTTGTCCGGTGAAGTCGAGCAACAATTGTTCGACGCATTGCAACGCAAGGCTATCGACGAGGTCATTACCTTGACCGAAGGCCTGCCTGCCGATCTGTCGGGCATGTTGCGAGCGCTGGTCGACCTGTGTGGCGGCCGTGAAGTGTTGAGCGCTGCCCGTGAGCGTCTGGCCAATGCGCCGGCGCCGGTACTGGCTGCGCTGGAAGACTTGCTGGCGATTGCCGACCGTCTGTCCACGCGTTTCCCGGAATTACCGCTTTACTTCGATCTGGGCGAACTGCGCGGCTATCACTACCACACCGGTGTGGTGTTCGCGGTGTTCGTACCGGGTGTTGGCCAATCCATTGCCCAGGGCGGTCGTTACGACGACATCGGCGCCGACTTCGGTCGTGCCCGCCCGGCAACGGGTTTCTCTACCGATTTAAAAACCCTGGTGACCCTGGGGCGTGCTGAGATCGAGCTACCGTCTGGCGGTATCTGGATGCCTGACAGTACGGATGCGGCACTCTGGCAGCAGGTTTGTCAGTTGCGCAGTGAGGGTCAGCGTGTCGTTCAGGCGTTGCCTGGGCAACCATTGGCCGCCGCCCGTGAAGCGGACTGCGACCGGCAATTGATTCAGCAGAACGGGCTTTGGCAAGTATTGCCGCTGGCTTCTTGA
- a CDS encoding adenylosuccinate synthase, which yields MGKNVVVLGTQWGDEGKGKIVDLLTEHAAAVVRYQGGHNAGHTLVIDGEKTVLHLIPSGVLREGVQCLIGNGVVVAPDALLREIIKLEEKGVPVRERLRISPSCPLILSYHVALDQAREKARGELKIGTTGRGIGPAYEDKVARRGLRIGDLFHRERFAAKLGELLDYHNFVLVNYYKEPAIDFQKTLDECMEYAELLKPMMLDVTAELHELRRAGKDIMFEGAQGSLLDIDHGTYPYVTSSNTTAGGIATGSGFGPMYLDYILGITKAYTTRVGSGPFPTELFDDVGAFLAKRGHEFGATTGRARRCGWFDAVILRRAIDVNSISGLCLTKLDVLDGLETINICVGYKNQDGAVIDAPTDADSYIGLEPVYEEMPGWTESTVGAKTLEELPQAARNYIKRVEELVGAPIDIISTGPDRNETIVLRHPFA from the coding sequence ATGGGTAAGAATGTCGTAGTCCTGGGCACCCAATGGGGTGATGAGGGCAAAGGCAAGATCGTTGATCTGCTGACCGAACATGCTGCCGCCGTAGTGCGCTACCAAGGTGGCCACAACGCTGGCCACACCCTGGTGATCGACGGCGAAAAAACCGTCTTGCACCTGATCCCGTCGGGCGTGCTGCGCGAAGGCGTGCAGTGCCTGATCGGCAACGGCGTGGTGGTTGCACCGGACGCTCTGCTGCGCGAGATCATCAAGCTGGAAGAGAAAGGTGTACCGGTGCGCGAGCGCCTGCGTATCAGCCCTTCCTGCCCGCTGATCCTGTCCTATCACGTTGCGCTGGACCAGGCGCGTGAAAAGGCCCGCGGCGAGCTGAAGATCGGCACCACCGGTCGCGGCATCGGCCCGGCTTACGAAGACAAAGTTGCCCGTCGCGGTCTGCGCATCGGTGACCTGTTCCACCGTGAGCGTTTCGCCGCCAAGCTGGGCGAGTTGCTGGATTACCACAACTTCGTTCTGGTCAATTACTACAAAGAGCCAGCGATCGACTTCCAGAAAACACTCGACGAGTGCATGGAATACGCCGAGCTGCTCAAGCCGATGATGCTCGACGTCACCGCCGAGCTGCACGAGCTGCGTCGCGCTGGCAAAGACATCATGTTCGAAGGCGCCCAAGGCTCCCTGCTGGACATCGACCACGGGACCTACCCGTACGTCACCAGCTCCAACACCACTGCGGGCGGCATCGCTACCGGTTCGGGTTTTGGTCCGATGTACCTGGATTACATCCTCGGCATCACCAAGGCCTATACCACTCGCGTGGGTTCGGGTCCGTTCCCGACTGAGCTGTTCGACGACGTTGGCGCGTTCCTGGCCAAGCGTGGCCACGAGTTCGGTGCTACCACCGGCCGTGCCCGTCGTTGCGGCTGGTTCGACGCCGTTATCCTGCGTCGCGCTATCGACGTCAACAGCATCTCGGGCCTGTGCCTGACCAAGCTGGACGTGCTGGACGGTCTGGAAACCATCAACATCTGTGTTGGCTACAAGAACCAGGATGGTGCAGTGATCGACGCACCGACCGACGCCGACAGCTACATCGGCCTCGAGCCAGTGTACGAAGAGATGCCAGGCTGGACCGAATCCACCGTCGGTGCCAAGACCCTGGAAGAGCTGCCGCAAGCTGCTCGTAACTACATCAAACGCGTCGAAGAGTTGGTCGGCGCGCCGATTGACATTATTTCGACGGGCCCGGACCGCAACGAGACCATCGTTTTGCGTCACCCGTTCGCTTAA
- a CDS encoding methyl-accepting chemotaxis protein: MSAILSLLQSRLLRPVFVTLGIALLVQVLVAVALTRSTVTALEADLGNRLGVDSQKLSGELEQAGREVTSSLDSLSTNTRQRLTAGLSSRLKDEQAQLRTTLEKDLKDSANDMAQLLASVAPRAMWDSDVPTLSEFARRAQRNPNVLFVIYDDATGQHLTRYLNRENPINKALLEKGQGERALDKVLDAAKNDPSVYYLEASISPNGVEIGKVLMGVSTASVEVDLAALDKRFSALIASSDQLVGDSLKGAAADSAAAMGARLKSAQSTASQMQANTTNTVQEAAGTLRWRIGMGLAIVGFGVLLLLAVVLGRRVVNRLKMLIAAMDDLAAGEGDLTKRVQINSKDEIGDMASAVNRFVDKLQPIVREAGDVAQRTGVEIGAMTLRNAGADAAAGMQRDEVAESLRALSQMADEAQSESHAMQAALQQVVDIRSATDENTRTSAKVGSLIEALAGQVDTGAKVIERLAQQSEQIEVVLTVIHGIAEQTNLLALNAAIEAARAGETGRGFAVVADEVRALASKTQSSTGDIQAHIVALQQGAREAVAAIGQAGRQASEGLLVLRDSARLQQSVQVSVEQVHAAIGLATQAAAHQAQGAQAVRGRVETIHAQAEKAAQAVVETTASGKVLDGLAAQLKASLGQFRA, encoded by the coding sequence GTGTCAGCCATTCTCTCACTGTTACAAAGCCGTCTTCTGCGGCCCGTGTTCGTTACCCTTGGTATCGCCCTATTGGTGCAAGTGCTGGTCGCCGTCGCTCTGACTCGGAGCACAGTCACCGCATTGGAAGCCGATCTTGGAAATCGCTTGGGGGTCGACAGTCAAAAGCTATCTGGTGAACTGGAGCAGGCGGGGCGTGAAGTCACGTCGAGTCTGGACAGCTTGTCCACCAATACCCGTCAGCGCCTTACCGCCGGTTTGTCCTCGCGTCTGAAGGATGAGCAGGCGCAGTTGCGTACGACATTGGAAAAAGACCTGAAGGACTCCGCCAACGACATGGCGCAGCTTCTGGCCTCGGTCGCACCTCGCGCCATGTGGGACAGCGACGTTCCGACCCTGTCTGAATTCGCTCGTCGGGCCCAGCGCAATCCGAACGTGTTGTTTGTGATCTACGACGACGCCACCGGCCAGCATCTGACGCGCTATTTGAACCGCGAGAACCCGATCAACAAGGCGCTGCTGGAGAAGGGCCAGGGCGAGCGGGCATTGGACAAAGTGCTGGATGCGGCGAAGAACGATCCATCGGTCTACTACCTCGAAGCCTCAATCAGCCCCAATGGCGTGGAAATCGGCAAGGTCTTGATGGGTGTCTCCACAGCGTCGGTGGAAGTCGATTTGGCAGCTCTCGACAAGCGCTTCTCGGCGCTGATCGCCAGCAGTGATCAGTTGGTCGGCGATAGCCTCAAAGGCGCGGCGGCGGACAGCGCGGCGGCAATGGGCGCGCGTCTGAAGTCGGCGCAGTCCACCGCTTCGCAAATGCAGGCCAACACCACCAACACCGTGCAGGAAGCGGCGGGTACTTTGCGCTGGCGCATCGGCATGGGCCTGGCGATTGTAGGTTTCGGTGTGTTGCTGTTGCTGGCCGTGGTGTTGGGTCGTCGAGTGGTCAATCGCCTGAAAATGCTGATTGCGGCCATGGATGACCTGGCGGCGGGTGAGGGTGACCTGACCAAGCGTGTGCAGATCAACAGCAAGGACGAAATCGGCGACATGGCCTCGGCGGTCAATCGCTTTGTGGATAAGTTGCAGCCGATCGTGCGTGAAGCGGGCGACGTGGCCCAGCGCACTGGTGTGGAAATCGGTGCGATGACCTTGCGCAATGCCGGGGCTGATGCGGCGGCCGGTATGCAGCGTGATGAAGTGGCCGAGAGCCTGCGCGCGTTGTCGCAAATGGCTGATGAGGCTCAGTCTGAAAGTCATGCGATGCAAGCGGCGTTGCAGCAAGTGGTAGACATCCGTTCGGCGACTGACGAGAACACTCGGACTTCGGCGAAGGTCGGCAGTCTGATCGAAGCGTTGGCTGGGCAAGTCGACACCGGGGCGAAGGTGATCGAGCGTCTGGCGCAGCAAAGTGAACAGATTGAAGTGGTGCTGACGGTGATCCACGGGATCGCCGAGCAAACCAACCTGTTGGCGCTGAACGCAGCCATCGAAGCGGCGCGGGCTGGTGAGACCGGTCGCGGCTTTGCGGTGGTGGCTGACGAAGTGCGGGCGCTGGCGAGCAAGACCCAAAGCTCTACCGGCGACATCCAGGCGCACATCGTGGCCTTGCAGCAAGGTGCGCGTGAGGCGGTGGCGGCGATTGGTCAGGCCGGGCGTCAGGCCAGCGAAGGTTTGTTGGTATTGCGTGACAGTGCGCGGCTGCAGCAGTCGGTGCAGGTGTCGGTTGAGCAGGTGCATGCGGCGATTGGTCTGGCGACCCAGGCCGCGGCGCATCAGGCGCAAGGCGCGCAAGCCGTGCGTGGACGGGTTGAGACCATTCATGCCCAGGCTGAGAAAGCGGCTCAGGCGGTGGTGGAGACCACGGCCAGTGGGAAGGTGCTGGATGGGTTGGCGGCGCAATTGAAGGCGAGCCTGGGGCAGTTCAGGGCTTAA
- a CDS encoding ABC transporter permease, whose amino-acid sequence MCASLSAPAAPGGYVPRRKRPSIWLLLPVLLLVVLSLLPLAYVGLKTWQAGWAEALHLLWRPYVFGLLRNTLSLMIGVTLACGVIGLSLAWLLERSNLKGRRLWGVILCLPFAVPAFVSSFTWVSLSAHFEGLGGAILVMTLSKYPLVFLPVAATLRNLDPSLEESARTLGLNRWGVFFRITLPLLWPSLLAGSLLIALHMLVEFGALSIIGLQTFTTAIYQQFELEFSNANAAMLSAVLLALCLVLLWLELRVRGKGRHVRTGQGAARHAEQVRLGPWAFAGQAYCLALAIIGSGIPLGMLAYWLAVGSSAAFPVAAISEALLSSLALSLGGAALCLVLAVPVGLLVVRYKGQLAIWAERLPYLLHALPGLVIALTLVYFALHYVPALYQTSMLLLIAYALLFLPLAQAPIRTALNKAAPQLEEAARTLGASSFSAFCRVTLPIIFPALGAAFALVFLDAMKELTATLLLSPTGLNTLATEVWAHTANVEFAAAAPYAALLILVSGLPVYLLTTRMYLSR is encoded by the coding sequence ATGTGCGCATCGCTATCCGCCCCCGCCGCGCCTGGGGGTTACGTGCCACGACGTAAACGGCCGTCGATCTGGCTGCTGCTGCCAGTGTTATTGCTGGTTGTGCTCAGCTTGCTGCCGCTAGCCTATGTCGGTCTCAAAACCTGGCAGGCAGGCTGGGCCGAAGCGCTGCATCTGCTGTGGCGGCCGTATGTGTTTGGCCTGCTGCGCAACACCCTGTCGCTGATGATTGGCGTGACCCTGGCTTGCGGCGTGATCGGCCTGTCGCTGGCCTGGCTGCTGGAGCGCAGCAACCTGAAGGGACGGCGACTGTGGGGCGTGATCCTGTGCTTGCCATTTGCGGTGCCGGCGTTTGTCAGTAGCTTTACCTGGGTTTCCCTCAGCGCTCATTTCGAAGGCTTGGGCGGGGCGATTCTGGTGATGACCTTGTCCAAGTATCCGCTGGTATTTCTGCCGGTGGCGGCGACGCTGCGCAATCTTGACCCATCGCTGGAAGAGTCCGCCCGCACCCTGGGGCTGAATCGCTGGGGCGTGTTTTTCAGAATCACCCTGCCACTGCTTTGGCCTTCCTTGCTGGCCGGTTCGCTGCTGATCGCGCTGCACATGCTGGTGGAGTTCGGCGCGCTGTCGATCATTGGCCTGCAGACGTTCACCACGGCGATCTATCAACAGTTCGAACTGGAATTCAGCAACGCCAATGCCGCGATGCTCTCGGCGGTGCTTCTGGCGCTTTGCCTGGTGTTGCTGTGGCTTGAGTTGCGCGTGCGCGGCAAGGGCCGACATGTACGCACCGGCCAGGGCGCGGCGCGCCATGCAGAACAGGTTCGACTCGGGCCTTGGGCCTTCGCTGGACAGGCTTACTGCCTGGCGCTGGCGATCATCGGCAGCGGCATTCCGCTGGGAATGCTGGCGTACTGGCTGGCAGTCGGCTCGTCGGCAGCGTTCCCGGTGGCGGCGATCAGTGAAGCGTTGCTGTCGTCCCTGGCGCTATCGCTGGGCGGCGCGGCGTTGTGCCTGGTGCTGGCGGTGCCGGTGGGGTTGCTGGTGGTGCGTTACAAAGGTCAGTTGGCGATCTGGGCCGAGCGCTTGCCGTATCTGCTGCATGCGCTACCAGGCCTGGTGATCGCACTGACCCTGGTGTATTTCGCCCTGCACTATGTGCCGGCGCTGTACCAGACGTCGATGCTGTTGCTGATCGCCTATGCGCTGCTGTTTCTGCCGCTGGCCCAGGCGCCGATTCGCACGGCGCTGAACAAGGCTGCGCCGCAACTGGAAGAGGCCGCTCGCACACTGGGTGCGTCGTCATTCAGCGCGTTTTGCCGAGTGACATTGCCGATCATTTTTCCGGCACTCGGCGCAGCGTTTGCGCTGGTGTTTCTGGATGCGATGAAGGAACTCACGGCGACGTTGCTGCTGAGTCCGACCGGGCTGAATACGCTGGCGACGGAGGTTTGGGCGCATACCGCGAATGTGGAGTTTGCGGCGGCGGCGCCTTATGCAGCGTTGTTGATTTTGGTGTCGGGGCTGCCGGTTTATCTGTTGACGACGCGGATGTATTTGAGCCGCTGA